One Rhodothermus bifroesti DNA window includes the following coding sequences:
- a CDS encoding ROK family protein, whose protein sequence is MPAPSAYAVGIDLGGTLIKAALVERGVGIQHELSRPTEAEEGPAHVIRRMAEMIQALIDRAPNRQIAGIGIGAPGAVNWERTCVVYPPNLPGWGIVDLRQALQETLQCSLPVFVENDANLAGLGSAHYGAGRPFDSFIMVTLGTGVGGAIIYRNRIFRGTTGGAGEIGHMSIDYEGPLDRYGIAGAVEAYVGQRFLSHYARYRLLTRRDSLVHQMAGEDLRDLNPRMLYEAAKAGDEAAREVLAWAGHKLGCVLASAVNLLDIHKIVVGGGVSAADAFILEPARRTLRQYVMPAWRDRVEIVRETLGNEVGVLGAAHLVFQLLEAPDLD, encoded by the coding sequence ATGCCTGCACCGTCTGCTTACGCCGTTGGCATTGACTTAGGAGGTACGCTCATTAAAGCCGCCCTGGTCGAACGAGGAGTGGGCATCCAGCATGAGCTTAGCCGCCCTACTGAGGCCGAAGAAGGACCCGCACATGTCATCCGGCGCATGGCCGAAATGATTCAGGCCCTTATCGACCGCGCCCCTAACCGTCAAATTGCGGGTATTGGGATTGGGGCCCCAGGTGCGGTCAATTGGGAACGCACGTGTGTCGTCTACCCACCGAATCTACCCGGTTGGGGCATTGTCGATTTGCGACAAGCACTGCAGGAAACGCTGCAATGCAGCCTTCCGGTCTTTGTCGAAAACGATGCCAACCTAGCCGGCCTGGGCTCAGCCCACTACGGCGCTGGCAGACCGTTCGACTCGTTTATCATGGTCACACTAGGTACAGGTGTAGGCGGCGCCATCATTTACCGCAATCGTATTTTCCGCGGCACTACGGGTGGTGCTGGAGAAATTGGTCATATGAGCATCGACTACGAGGGCCCGCTGGACCGTTACGGCATTGCTGGGGCAGTAGAAGCTTACGTAGGACAACGTTTTCTGTCGCATTACGCCCGCTACCGCTTGCTTACGCGCCGCGACAGCCTAGTGCACCAGATGGCCGGCGAAGACCTGCGCGACCTGAACCCGCGCATGCTCTACGAAGCTGCTAAAGCTGGCGACGAAGCTGCCCGCGAAGTGCTGGCCTGGGCAGGACATAAACTCGGGTGTGTTTTGGCCTCGGCAGTTAACTTACTTGACATTCACAAAATTGTCGTGGGCGGAGGCGTATCGGCTGCAGATGCTTTCATCCTAGAGCCTGCCCGCCGCACGCTGCGCCAGTATGTCATGCCAGCCTGGCGGGACCGCGTCGAGATCGTACGCGAAACGCTCGGCAACGAGGTAGGCGTCCTGGGCGCCGCCCACTTGGTCTTCCAGCTCCTAGAAGCGCCGGACCTGGACTGA
- a CDS encoding FtsB family cell division protein encodes MPVRRYTDADRIAARRRQLRRRLAAAGVLLLALWLIFLDSHSLYRRLRWTYEAARLRAQNEALRQEIATLEEQLRQGISDEMIERIAREQYGMRRPGETVYRVED; translated from the coding sequence ATGCCTGTTCGTCGCTACACCGATGCTGACCGCATAGCTGCCAGGCGACGTCAATTGCGGCGCCGCCTGGCAGCAGCGGGCGTGCTATTGCTTGCGCTGTGGCTGATTTTTTTGGATAGCCACAGCCTTTACCGTCGGTTACGTTGGACTTACGAAGCTGCCCGCCTGCGCGCACAAAATGAAGCGCTACGTCAGGAAATCGCAACCCTGGAAGAACAGCTTCGCCAAGGCATTTCCGACGAAATGATCGAGCGCATTGCCCGCGAGCAATACGGCATGCGACGCCCAGGCGAAACGGTCTATCGCGTTGAGGACTAA
- the eno gene encoding phosphopyruvate hydratase produces MAYIEEIIARQILDSRGNPTVEVEVITDEGIVGRAAVPSGASTGEHEAVELRDGDHSRYLGKGVLQAVANVNEKIAPELEGFSIFDQVAIDNALIALDGTPNKSKLGANAILGVSLAVAKAAAATAQLPLYRYIGGTNARLLPVPLMNIINGGRHADNNLDLQEFMIAPVGGGSFSEALRIGVEIFHHLKQVLKQKGYSTAVGDEGGFAPNLRANEEAVEVILEAIEKAGYKAGEDVFLALDPATSEMYQNGHYVFWKSDPNTKRTSADMVDFWERWVNQYPIISIEDGMAEDDWEGWRLLTERLGHRVQLVGDDLFVTNTERLAQGIRSGCANAILIKPNQIGTLTETLAAIELAHKHGYTAILSHRSGETEDATIADLAVAANTGQIKTGSASRSDRIAKYNQLLRIEEQLGDTARFPGRQAFHV; encoded by the coding sequence ATGGCGTACATCGAAGAAATCATTGCCCGTCAAATTCTGGACAGCCGAGGCAATCCTACGGTAGAAGTCGAGGTCATTACCGACGAAGGCATCGTTGGGCGCGCAGCTGTGCCCAGCGGAGCTTCTACGGGTGAGCACGAAGCAGTAGAACTGCGCGATGGAGACCACAGCCGCTACCTGGGTAAAGGCGTGCTGCAAGCCGTAGCTAACGTGAACGAGAAAATTGCTCCTGAACTAGAAGGCTTCAGCATCTTTGACCAGGTTGCTATCGACAATGCGCTCATCGCGCTGGATGGCACGCCCAACAAAAGTAAACTCGGCGCTAACGCCATCTTAGGTGTCTCGCTTGCTGTAGCCAAAGCTGCTGCAGCGACAGCCCAGTTGCCCCTGTATCGATACATCGGCGGCACCAACGCGCGGCTGCTGCCCGTTCCCCTAATGAACATCATTAACGGCGGCCGCCACGCCGATAATAACCTCGACCTGCAGGAATTTATGATTGCGCCTGTTGGCGGTGGAAGCTTCTCCGAAGCCCTCCGCATTGGCGTGGAAATCTTCCACCACCTCAAGCAGGTGCTCAAACAAAAAGGCTACAGCACAGCTGTAGGCGATGAGGGGGGGTTTGCACCGAACCTGCGGGCTAACGAAGAAGCCGTGGAAGTCATCTTGGAAGCCATTGAAAAAGCCGGCTACAAAGCAGGCGAAGACGTTTTCTTGGCGCTTGACCCAGCCACCAGCGAGATGTACCAAAACGGCCATTATGTATTCTGGAAAAGTGACCCCAATACAAAGCGTACTTCAGCAGACATGGTGGATTTCTGGGAGCGCTGGGTCAACCAATATCCTATCATTTCCATCGAAGACGGTATGGCCGAAGATGATTGGGAAGGATGGCGCTTGCTCACTGAACGCCTGGGCCATCGGGTGCAGCTCGTAGGCGACGACCTATTTGTTACCAACACGGAGCGTCTAGCACAGGGCATTCGCTCGGGCTGCGCCAACGCGATCCTCATTAAGCCCAACCAGATCGGCACATTAACCGAAACGCTGGCAGCCATTGAATTGGCCCATAAGCATGGCTACACAGCCATTCTCAGCCACCGCTCTGGGGAAACCGAAGATGCTACGATTGCTGACCTGGCTGTTGCGGCCAATACCGGTCAGATCAAAACCGGGTCGGCCAGCCGCAGCGATCGTATTGCTAAATACAACCAGCTTCTGCGCATCGAAGAGCAGCTGGGCGACACTGCCCGCTTCCCAGGACGTCAAGCCTTCCACGTATAA
- a CDS encoding tetratricopeptide repeat protein, which yields MKRASCLTALRHKPHANHARRPWIIGLGGLWLLLLVVSAQAQPVAAQQSAPSNVDEQTKAINYSLYYEYFKNGDYEAALPYLRWMIQNAPEYAGPNRKDDRNFERIIKVHEELAKARAESAPEVARAHLDSALAYFDQAFVVLPPRGVALDTVTWYIRKGRLIQQFSELLADRQHEAAELYRQAFEHNPQRVDDYSIQFVIAQLVQEGDKAGAVAFMDEVEAALEGDPQRTALMEYITTVRDNLFRTPQERMAFLEDRLAKDPQNLDLISELFNIYRQLGERAKMYGLADRLLALKQDARTFHTVGKLYLDDGEPAKALEYFRQAMQQPDVQEIARELYYNAGIAEQQLGRLSNARTYFRRALQADPNFGKAYISIGDLYAQAVSECGSQLEREDRAVYWLATDYYERARQVDPSVTNEASQKLNTYRRYFPNQEDLFFKGWKVGQPYRIDYGCYAWINEETTTFFLKLRSKPVALGLPVFF from the coding sequence ATGAAACGCGCAAGCTGCTTAACCGCCCTAAGGCACAAACCGCATGCAAACCATGCGCGGCGGCCTTGGATCATAGGTCTTGGGGGCCTATGGTTGCTTTTACTGGTAGTTAGTGCTCAGGCGCAGCCTGTGGCTGCGCAGCAGAGCGCCCCATCAAATGTCGATGAGCAAACCAAGGCCATCAACTATAGCCTCTACTACGAATACTTTAAGAACGGCGACTACGAGGCGGCCCTTCCTTACCTGCGTTGGATGATCCAAAACGCACCGGAATATGCTGGTCCCAACCGTAAAGACGACCGCAACTTTGAGCGTATCATCAAAGTGCATGAAGAGCTCGCCAAGGCCAGAGCCGAATCGGCTCCTGAAGTAGCCCGCGCTCACTTAGATTCGGCGCTGGCCTACTTCGACCAGGCTTTTGTGGTGCTGCCACCTCGAGGGGTTGCGCTCGACACAGTCACCTGGTACATCCGTAAAGGGCGTCTTATCCAGCAATTTTCAGAACTCTTGGCCGACCGTCAGCATGAAGCAGCCGAGCTTTATCGCCAAGCGTTTGAACATAATCCCCAACGGGTTGATGACTACTCGATTCAATTTGTAATTGCTCAGTTGGTGCAGGAAGGCGATAAGGCAGGTGCCGTAGCGTTCATGGACGAAGTGGAAGCCGCCCTGGAAGGCGACCCGCAGCGCACTGCGCTTATGGAATACATCACCACGGTGCGCGACAATCTTTTCCGGACCCCCCAAGAACGCATGGCCTTCCTAGAAGACCGCCTGGCCAAAGACCCACAGAACCTCGACTTGATTTCGGAGCTCTTTAACATCTACCGTCAGCTGGGCGAGCGTGCCAAAATGTATGGGCTGGCCGACCGGCTGCTGGCACTCAAGCAAGATGCGCGGACGTTCCATACCGTCGGTAAGCTGTACCTTGACGATGGCGAGCCGGCCAAAGCGCTCGAGTATTTTCGCCAAGCAATGCAACAGCCCGACGTGCAGGAAATCGCACGCGAGCTGTACTACAACGCCGGCATCGCCGAGCAACAACTGGGCCGCCTATCGAATGCCCGAACCTACTTCCGCCGGGCTCTGCAGGCTGACCCGAACTTTGGTAAAGCCTACATCTCCATCGGAGACCTCTATGCCCAGGCCGTCAGCGAATGTGGGAGCCAGCTAGAACGGGAAGACCGTGCCGTCTACTGGCTGGCTACCGACTACTACGAACGCGCCCGCCAGGTTGACCCCTCCGTGACCAACGAGGCCAGCCAGAAACTCAACACCTACCGCCGCTACTTCCCTAACCAAGAAGACTTGTTTTTCAAAGGATGGAAAGTAGGGCAACCCTATCGCATTGACTACGGCTGCTACGCCTGGATCAATGAGGAAACCACCACCTTCTTCCTAAAGCTGCGATCCAAACCGGTAGCCCTAGGGCTACCGGTTTTTTTTTAG
- a CDS encoding glycogen/starch synthase produces the protein MVQPMRILFVSSEIAPFAQLTEIANLAHRLPERLQEAGLAESRIMMPRYGIVSERRNRLHEVIRLSGTAVPIGKDHETLKVKVASIPGIRLQVYFMDNTRFFKHKGIYADKQGVEFPDNVARALFFGRAVLETVRKLGWEPDIVHAFGSLAGLIPWLLTTEYASDPLLARARRVYTPDGLNLRARLTAQVLTRLRVVGDEALLNRSLDEVGRALAEVVIYPASVAAAEDEAVQFSADPAVAAEQAVSVYENLLSSVPA, from the coding sequence ATGGTACAGCCCATGCGGATTCTTTTTGTTTCCAGCGAAATTGCGCCTTTTGCGCAACTTACGGAGATTGCCAACCTAGCGCACAGGCTGCCCGAGCGGCTCCAGGAAGCCGGTCTAGCGGAGTCGCGCATTATGATGCCGCGCTATGGTATTGTTAGCGAGCGCCGGAACCGCTTACATGAGGTCATTCGGCTTTCAGGAACGGCTGTTCCTATTGGGAAGGATCATGAGACGCTCAAGGTTAAGGTAGCTTCAATCCCAGGGATTCGGCTACAAGTGTACTTTATGGACAACACACGCTTTTTCAAGCACAAAGGCATCTACGCCGACAAACAAGGCGTGGAGTTTCCAGATAACGTGGCCCGGGCACTGTTTTTTGGGCGTGCCGTGCTGGAGACAGTACGCAAGCTGGGCTGGGAGCCCGACATTGTGCATGCCTTTGGCAGCCTTGCAGGCCTGATTCCGTGGCTCTTGACTACGGAGTATGCTTCGGATCCACTCCTAGCACGGGCGCGCCGCGTGTACACACCAGACGGTCTGAACCTGCGGGCACGCCTAACAGCCCAAGTGCTTACGCGCCTGCGGGTTGTTGGAGATGAGGCTTTGCTCAATCGCTCCCTAGACGAAGTTGGCCGTGCCCTGGCCGAAGTGGTAATCTACCCTGCCTCGGTTGCTGCAGCCGAAGATGAAGCCGTACAGTTTAGCGCCGATCCTGCTGTAGCTGCTGAGCAGGCCGTCTCCGTGTACGAAAATCTGCTCAGCAGTGTACCTGCCTGA
- a CDS encoding glycoside hydrolase family 31 protein, which produces MMFLGNVTESLPLTNGLELVTAQKARVRIQTVHDGIFRVWLHPDGAPFPAEPFSYALCPESLEEPPPSIQIEQTAAHLRLKQGSWNVLIQRNPLRLWFEGPDGVPLAADSFGMAWEGERISVWKKQADGERFFGLGEKTGPFERTGRAFVHWNTDDSGYDAQDDPLYKTFPFYLALCPTSKGHFLSYGIFFDNTYRSWFDFGGQAPGHVSFGAEGGELVYYFLAGPTPAEVLARYTWLTGRFALPPRWALGYHQSRWSYYPEAVVRAVVAEFRARRIPLDVVHLDIHYMDGYRIFTWDPERFPDPQRLAEDLRREGLRLVTIVDPGVKVDPGYHVYDEGLAADAFVRYPDGTLYTGRVWPGFCHFPDFTHPQVRAWFGGYVGAFLKLGIAGFWCDMNEPSVFGGGTMPDLVQHHLEGRGGSHREAHNVYGLLMARATWEACRQHAPETRPFVITRAAYAGVQRYACVWTGDNVANWSHLRLALSMMLSLGLSGQPFSGSDIGGFIGTPSPELYARWIQLGACAPLFRTHTAYNTPAQEPWSFGEEVEAIARRYIELRYRLLPYLYTCFDEHRQTGLPILRPLLLHYPNDARTHDVDDAFLLGRHLLVAPVLEAGARNRRVYFPEGQWYDFWTDQCYEGPTEVLIEAPLDLLPLFVQAGTVLPLGPVVQHTDEPCHSLELHVFPGAGINYLYEDDGESWNYTQGMFRRTRFSIAATERTLQLDVHQEGTYRSPITSWQLYWHGCIAPASLYVDGQQLATTYDAERHLLQATLPAAFQHVRGEV; this is translated from the coding sequence ATGATGTTTTTGGGTAACGTTACAGAAAGCCTTCCGCTTACTAATGGGTTGGAGCTGGTCACGGCGCAGAAGGCGCGCGTGCGGATTCAAACTGTGCACGACGGCATTTTTCGCGTGTGGTTGCATCCCGATGGGGCGCCATTTCCCGCTGAGCCCTTCTCATATGCCCTTTGCCCCGAAAGCCTGGAGGAACCGCCCCCTTCCATCCAAATCGAGCAAACCGCTGCGCACCTTCGTCTCAAGCAAGGGTCATGGAACGTCCTTATCCAACGCAACCCACTTCGGCTTTGGTTTGAAGGGCCCGACGGCGTGCCGTTAGCAGCCGATAGTTTTGGCATGGCCTGGGAAGGCGAGCGCATCAGCGTCTGGAAAAAGCAAGCCGATGGCGAGCGTTTTTTTGGCCTGGGCGAGAAAACGGGCCCTTTTGAGCGCACTGGCCGTGCTTTTGTCCACTGGAATACCGACGATTCGGGCTACGATGCCCAAGATGACCCGCTCTATAAAACGTTTCCGTTCTACCTTGCGCTCTGTCCGACAAGCAAGGGGCACTTTTTAAGCTACGGGATCTTTTTCGATAACACCTATCGCTCATGGTTCGATTTTGGGGGGCAAGCTCCAGGGCATGTTAGCTTTGGCGCTGAAGGAGGCGAACTGGTGTATTACTTCTTGGCTGGACCAACGCCGGCTGAGGTGCTGGCCCGCTATACATGGCTCACCGGGCGATTTGCCCTTCCTCCCCGCTGGGCACTGGGCTATCATCAGAGCCGTTGGAGCTATTATCCAGAGGCTGTTGTGCGCGCTGTCGTTGCCGAATTTCGGGCTCGGCGCATCCCACTCGACGTTGTGCATTTGGACATCCATTACATGGATGGCTACCGGATCTTTACTTGGGACCCCGAACGCTTTCCCGATCCGCAACGCCTTGCTGAAGACCTCCGGCGCGAGGGCCTGCGCCTGGTAACGATTGTAGACCCCGGGGTCAAAGTCGACCCGGGGTACCACGTCTATGATGAGGGGTTAGCTGCAGACGCCTTTGTGCGCTATCCGGACGGCACCTTGTACACGGGACGGGTATGGCCTGGCTTTTGTCACTTTCCGGACTTTACGCATCCTCAAGTTCGAGCGTGGTTTGGAGGCTATGTGGGCGCGTTTCTCAAGTTGGGCATTGCAGGCTTTTGGTGCGACATGAACGAGCCCTCCGTCTTTGGGGGAGGCACTATGCCCGACCTCGTCCAGCACCACCTTGAAGGTCGGGGAGGCAGCCACCGAGAAGCGCATAACGTCTACGGTCTGCTTATGGCCCGTGCCACCTGGGAAGCTTGTCGGCAGCATGCACCAGAAACACGGCCGTTTGTTATTACCCGAGCTGCCTATGCGGGCGTGCAGCGTTACGCCTGTGTTTGGACCGGCGACAACGTGGCCAACTGGTCGCATCTGCGCCTGGCACTTTCAATGATGCTTTCGCTAGGACTTAGCGGCCAGCCTTTTTCGGGCAGCGACATCGGCGGCTTTATTGGCACCCCTAGTCCTGAGTTGTACGCACGCTGGATCCAACTGGGCGCCTGTGCTCCGCTATTCCGTACGCATACGGCCTACAATACCCCAGCTCAGGAACCCTGGAGCTTCGGTGAAGAAGTGGAAGCCATTGCTCGACGCTATATCGAGCTTCGCTACCGCCTGCTTCCCTACCTCTACACGTGCTTCGACGAACACCGGCAAACCGGCCTACCGATACTCCGTCCGCTTTTGCTGCATTATCCCAACGATGCACGCACCCATGACGTCGACGATGCCTTCCTCCTAGGCCGCCATCTGCTGGTGGCCCCTGTCCTTGAAGCAGGTGCACGCAACCGACGCGTGTATTTCCCTGAAGGACAATGGTACGACTTCTGGACCGATCAGTGCTATGAGGGACCCACAGAAGTGCTCATCGAAGCCCCCTTGGACCTGCTCCCCCTATTCGTCCAGGCAGGAACGGTCCTCCCCCTCGGGCCTGTCGTTCAGCACACCGATGAACCCTGCCATAGCCTAGAGCTTCACGTGTTTCCCGGAGCGGGGATCAACTATCTGTACGAAGACGACGGGGAAAGCTGGAACTACACTCAAGGCATGTTCCGACGCACCCGATTCAGCATAGCTGCAACCGAGCGCACCCTTCAGCTCGACGTCCACCAAGAAGGCACCTACCGATCCCCCATTACTTCCTGGCAACTTTACTGGCATGGGTGTATCGCTCCAGCCTCACTGTACGTCGACGGACAACAGCTGGCGACTACCTACGACGCCGAACGGCATCTGCTACAAGCCACGCTTCCTGCAGCGTTCCAACACGTACGCGGCGAGGTGTAA
- a CDS encoding patatin-like phospholipase family protein, whose amino-acid sequence MEPAARQQSASPALGLALGGGGMRGWAHIGVLSVLERYGLRPGVVAGCSAGALIGAFYAFGYSVEQMKQLMREQRTRTLFSIRLDGQGLISNEPLRDYLRRHLHDCCFEDLPIPFYVIATDLESGKEVVLSRGPVVEAILASSAIPGIFAPLELGGRLLVDGGLCNNVPVSPLVHHGARYTIAVRLHRERSTLEPAGLKRRRSRPEEERRISLSMWSERFSRTFRTRRNNRQPNSFEVLGRAMEIVVTQLEGYRLQACRPDVLIVPEVDHVGMLSLWEEKEDIFQSGVRAAEAQAEALKAIAKRLVPAKAFAVEENHA is encoded by the coding sequence ATGGAACCTGCAGCGCGGCAGCAATCGGCATCGCCGGCATTGGGATTGGCTTTAGGTGGGGGAGGTATGCGGGGATGGGCACATATCGGCGTGCTTTCGGTACTGGAGCGCTATGGTCTGCGACCCGGTGTTGTAGCTGGATGCAGCGCTGGCGCGCTGATTGGCGCTTTTTACGCTTTTGGCTATTCCGTCGAGCAGATGAAGCAGCTCATGCGCGAGCAGCGCACACGCACGCTGTTTTCTATCCGTCTGGATGGTCAGGGGCTGATTTCGAATGAGCCGCTACGCGACTATCTACGCCGCCACTTGCATGATTGCTGCTTTGAAGATCTTCCGATTCCGTTCTATGTGATTGCGACAGACTTAGAATCAGGTAAGGAAGTCGTACTTAGCCGCGGACCCGTGGTTGAGGCCATACTGGCCTCATCGGCCATTCCGGGGATCTTTGCACCTCTAGAACTAGGAGGGCGATTGCTTGTGGATGGTGGGTTGTGCAATAATGTGCCGGTAAGTCCCTTGGTTCATCATGGTGCCCGCTATACCATTGCCGTGCGGTTGCACCGAGAGCGTTCGACATTGGAGCCAGCTGGACTCAAGCGCCGCCGAAGCCGCCCTGAGGAAGAGCGCCGCATCAGTCTGAGCATGTGGAGCGAGCGGTTTTCGCGTACGTTTCGCACCCGACGCAACAACCGCCAACCCAACAGTTTTGAGGTGCTCGGAAGAGCTATGGAGATTGTGGTTACTCAGCTTGAGGGGTATCGGCTGCAGGCTTGCCGACCTGATGTGCTTATTGTGCCGGAAGTTGACCACGTAGGCATGCTTAGCCTATGGGAGGAGAAAGAGGACATTTTTCAAAGCGGTGTGCGTGCGGCGGAAGCGCAGGCCGAAGCGCTTAAAGCGATTGCCAAGCGGCTTGTACCTGCGAAAGCTTTTGCTGTGGAGGAAAACCATGCATGA
- a CDS encoding thiol-disulfide oxidoreductase DCC family protein — protein sequence MHDATKAASLELQHGIVLFDGVCNLCNGFVNFVMDRDPAGYFKFGALQSEAAQPFLERYGLHPDYLESLILIERGRCYRNSTAALRIVRRLGGAWPLLYGLILVPRPLRDALYRWIARHRYRWFGRRESCRVPTPEVLNRFLDASVASEVS from the coding sequence ATGCATGATGCCACCAAAGCCGCATCCCTTGAACTACAGCACGGTATTGTGCTTTTCGACGGCGTGTGCAATTTGTGCAACGGGTTTGTGAATTTTGTGATGGATCGTGACCCGGCCGGTTACTTTAAGTTTGGGGCGCTGCAGTCAGAGGCCGCACAACCTTTCTTGGAGCGCTACGGGCTGCATCCGGATTACCTAGAGAGCCTGATCCTCATTGAGCGCGGGCGCTGTTATCGCAACTCGACAGCCGCGCTGCGCATTGTACGTCGGCTTGGTGGAGCGTGGCCGTTGCTTTATGGGCTTATTTTGGTGCCGCGACCGCTACGGGACGCCTTGTACCGTTGGATTGCCCGTCATCGCTACCGTTGGTTTGGACGCCGCGAAAGTTGTCGGGTCCCTACACCCGAGGTGCTCAACCGTTTTTTGGACGCATCGGTGGCTTCTGAAGTATCCTAA
- the moeB gene encoding molybdopterin-synthase adenylyltransferase MoeB — protein sequence MAATLIDVQLTPEELRRYNRHLILPEVGLEGQKKLKSASVLLIGAGGLGSPLALYLAAAGVGRLGLVDFDVVDETNLQRQVLHGTKDVGRSKLASARDRILDINPHVQVDLYETRLTSENALEIIQDYDLVADGTDNFPTRYLVNDACVLAGKPNVYASIFRFEGQVSVFGTPDGPCYRCLYPEPPPPGLVPSCAEGGVLGVLPGLVGTIQATEVIKMILGIGKPLIGRLLLVDALSMQFRTLKVRKNPECPICGEHRTIHRLIDYEQFCGLPSRNGAAAAASQPTESDVPEITVQQLKARLDRGDRPLILDVRKPHEVQIASIGHDLLIPIDELPERLAELEPYRNQEIVVYCRSGARSARATKLLQEAGFRDVKNLKGGILAWSQEIDPSIPQY from the coding sequence ATGGCTGCTACTTTAATCGATGTACAGCTTACCCCAGAAGAACTGCGGCGCTACAACCGCCATTTGATCTTACCCGAAGTCGGCCTGGAAGGCCAGAAAAAGCTTAAGTCTGCCTCGGTCCTGCTTATTGGCGCAGGTGGGCTAGGATCGCCGCTGGCTTTGTACCTAGCGGCTGCCGGCGTAGGCCGACTGGGATTGGTCGACTTCGACGTGGTCGATGAAACCAACCTGCAACGCCAAGTGCTGCACGGCACCAAAGACGTCGGGCGTTCCAAGCTGGCTTCAGCACGCGATCGCATCCTGGACATCAATCCGCATGTACAGGTTGACCTCTACGAAACGCGCCTCACCAGCGAAAATGCCCTAGAGATCATCCAAGACTACGATCTGGTTGCCGACGGTACGGATAATTTTCCGACGCGTTACCTGGTCAATGACGCCTGCGTGCTGGCCGGAAAACCCAACGTGTACGCCTCAATTTTCCGGTTTGAAGGGCAAGTTTCGGTCTTTGGGACGCCCGATGGCCCTTGCTATCGATGCCTGTATCCGGAACCCCCGCCACCAGGCCTGGTCCCCTCCTGCGCCGAAGGGGGCGTGCTAGGTGTCCTGCCTGGGTTGGTCGGCACGATCCAGGCCACCGAGGTTATCAAGATGATCCTGGGCATCGGGAAGCCGCTTATTGGACGCTTGCTCTTGGTCGATGCGCTTAGCATGCAATTCCGCACGCTCAAAGTGCGGAAAAATCCAGAGTGCCCCATCTGCGGTGAGCACCGCACGATCCATCGGCTTATTGACTATGAGCAGTTCTGCGGCTTACCCTCCCGGAACGGTGCTGCAGCGGCTGCTTCGCAGCCCACTGAAAGCGACGTGCCAGAAATCACTGTGCAACAGCTCAAAGCACGCCTGGATCGTGGCGATCGGCCACTTATTCTCGACGTGCGCAAGCCGCACGAGGTGCAAATTGCCAGCATTGGGCACGACCTGCTCATCCCCATTGACGAGCTCCCCGAGCGGCTTGCTGAACTAGAGCCCTACCGGAACCAGGAAATTGTGGTCTATTGCCGCTCTGGTGCGCGCTCGGCCCGCGCTACAAAGCTCCTGCAAGAAGCGGGCTTTCGGGACGTCAAAAACCTCAAAGGCGGCATCCTGGCCTGGAGTCAAGAAATCGACCCTTCTATTCCGCAATACTAG
- a CDS encoding MoaD/ThiS family protein produces MSTTTATVTIRIPTPLRSFTNEQATVEVQGTTVGEALAHLVEQFPRLKPHLFNEEGRLRSFVNIYLGDEDIRYLQREATPLNPGAELSIVPSVAGGKSR; encoded by the coding sequence ATGAGCACCACAACCGCAACGGTCACAATCCGTATTCCTACACCGCTGCGTAGCTTTACCAACGAACAGGCTACTGTTGAAGTCCAAGGAACGACAGTAGGCGAAGCCTTAGCTCATCTGGTGGAACAGTTTCCCCGGCTTAAGCCACACCTGTTTAACGAAGAGGGCCGCCTACGCTCGTTTGTGAACATTTACCTAGGTGACGAAGACATCCGCTATCTCCAGCGCGAAGCCACACCCCTGAATCCTGGCGCAGAGCTTTCGATTGTGCCTTCTGTTGCTGGAGGAAAGTCACGCTAA
- a CDS encoding Mov34/MPN/PAD-1 family protein, protein MKILEALLAQIRAHGEATYPEECCGLLLGKSSPEGNHVQALFPVQNRHAEQRERRYTIAPADYLAAERAARQQGLDVVGFYHSHPDHPAQPSATDLAEATFPGYTYVIVSVQQGQAKELTAWRLAMDRSRFEPETIELETQTAPANQP, encoded by the coding sequence ATGAAGATTCTTGAAGCGCTCCTGGCCCAGATTCGGGCTCATGGCGAAGCGACGTATCCGGAGGAGTGCTGCGGCTTGCTCCTGGGCAAAAGCAGCCCAGAAGGCAACCACGTACAAGCGCTCTTTCCCGTGCAAAACCGCCATGCCGAGCAGCGCGAGCGGCGCTATACCATTGCCCCTGCTGACTACCTGGCCGCAGAACGGGCTGCGCGTCAGCAGGGGCTGGACGTGGTTGGGTTTTACCACTCCCACCCTGATCATCCAGCGCAGCCCTCAGCCACTGACCTGGCGGAGGCTACGTTTCCAGGCTATACCTACGTTATCGTTTCCGTCCAGCAGGGTCAAGCCAAAGAACTCACGGCTTGGCGCCTAGCGATGGACCGCTCACGCTTTGAACCCGAAACCATCGAACTTGAAACCCAAACTGCACCTGCAAATCAACCTTGA